From a region of the bacterium genome:
- a CDS encoding cysteine peptidase family C39 domain-containing protein — MKIIVPYFKQEKSTTCGPACLRMILAFEDMNYSENELEMACETGWMGNTCEEIAEGAKNLGFDSEVIENITIKDLKELLENKHPIIALLSPSVLYGGIVGFGHFVTIIGLDEERIYYHDPGLEKDLSKERDIFFEAWEKYSFKGVRIWKSMKK, encoded by the coding sequence TTGAAGATAATAGTCCCTTACTTTAAACAAGAGAAGAGTACAACATGTGGCCCTGCTTGCCTAAGAATGATTTTGGCTTTTGAAGACATGAATTATTCCGAGAATGAACTTGAAATGGCATGTGAAACAGGATGGATGGGAAATACCTGTGAGGAGATTGCTGAAGGAGCTAAAAACTTAGGGTTTGACTCAGAAGTAATAGAAAATATTACCATAAAAGATTTGAAGGAATTGTTAGAAAATAAGCACCCAATAATCGCTCTTCTATCGCCTTCAGTTTTATATGGAGGGATAGTAGGTTTTGGCCACTTCGTAACTATCATTGGTTTAGATGAAGAGAGAATCTATTATCATGATCCTGGACTTGAAAAAGATTTGAGTAAGGAAAGGGATATATTTTTTGAGGCATGGGAAAAATATTCATTTAAGGGGGTTAGGATATGGAAATCTATGAAAAAGTAA